One Argentina anserina chromosome 6, drPotAnse1.1, whole genome shotgun sequence genomic window, TGTGTCTGCCTAGTTCTGTGAAACCCAAAAAGactttgtttttatttctcatagGTAGGGGAGAGGGAGAGCAAGTAACCTACACATTCTGGGTTCTGACTGTTAATTGTCATATTTCTTCCTTTCTCTCCTCCTCTTTTGGTTCCATACATACTTTTCTGCTATTCCCAAAACAAAGAAGCAATATTTTCTTCCAGTATTCCTCAAGTTTCTGGGAAAAAAGATTTGTGATTCAATTTCTGGTAGGAAGGTCATTCATAAAAGCATTAGTGCATGCTTCTTTGTGACTCTCAAGTAGCCAGATGCAAAAAATAGTGTGACTTGAGCCAAAGCTGAAAGCTTGAACCTTTCAAACATCTCACTCAATTTAAAGTTCAAGATTTTCGGGCCAATTAGAGTTCCTGAAGGCTACAAATTAAGCCTTTGCCTCATTGGAAACTTGAAGGGTGGAAAGCTGTTGAGCTTGTGAAGCAGAACTGCAGAAGAGAAACAGAGGAGGTGAAGATGTCTGCAAAGGTGTTTCATTCATTCAGAGATGAGAATCGAGAATTCCATAAACAAATTGGTTGCATGAGTGGGATTTTCCAGCTGTTTGATCGCCGGCATTTCCTCTCCGGCCGGAGCCTCAATGGCCAAAGCCACAAGAGACTTGCTGCAGGTATTTCTTCCTCAAAATAACACTAGTTAAAGTTTCTGAGATGGACCTAGAGAATTTGCTGTACAATATCTATCTGATCATTGATGGTTTGCCATAAGCATTTCTATTTCACATTCCTAGTTACAGAGAACAGAACATAAGACTTGGCGTAACAGAtattttaaacaaaaattctGCATTTGTGGTTTCATGTGCGTAAAATTTGCTTCTGCAAAATTTTGACATGTTAATTGTTATATGTTGTGTTTCTGGCATCATTCTCTTGGTCATCTAGCATGTGtttatttacgtatataattgCACTTTTACAGGCGAGAATGGGAACCAAGAAATGGATCCCAAAAGCAGAGCACTGCAGAAAGCTACAGTAAGAACTCTGAAAATGATCATctcttcaaaaataaaaacaaaaactgtgGAAATGATCACCTGAAGTTGTTAGTATTctagttttgttttgatcAGAGGCATTAAGTACATTCAATTTCCCATTTCAGGATAAAAATCGAAAGAAGGTTGTCAAAGAGAGACGAAACTTCACAGAATCATCCACAACCACtgtttcttcatcttcttgttcATCTACCTTCTCATCATCTCTTGAATGCAACAAAGCAGCTCCGCAAGAACAATCCTCCTCTGGCCAAACAATTTACAATGACAGACATACTCAGGACCTGTCAATGAACAAACTAAATGCTTCAAAGCCCTTAAGCCAGCAATCCTTTGACTCTACGTACAGAGAAGCTCGTGGCATTTCAATCAGACCTGGAGGAAAAGATGGAGTAGGTCATATATTGAAATACATTGACTCCCCAAGGCCTTCACAACCTCTAAAACCCATCAAGCCAAGAGTTTCTGGTGCTGGCGAGTCATTTCAAGTTCATGCCAAGCTTCGGGAAGCACATCGAAAGTCCAACGAGGAGAAGGTTGATTGCAGGCGCTTTGTGCCAAAAGAAGCAAGAAGGCTGTCTTATGATGAAAGGGCATCACGGGATGCAGTGAAATCCTCAACAAAACTCAAAGAGGTGCCAAGGCTTTCTTTGGACAGCAAAGAACGTTCCACAAGAAGGGCTTGTAGCCCCGAAACAAGATCAAATAATTTCTTCAATGATCTGCAGAGGGAGAATGGGTGCTCTGACAAAATGCTTGACCTGCAGCCAGAAACCGGAATTTTTAAAAGACCGTTGAATGTTGTTGCAAAATTGATGGGATTGGATTTATCAGAGTCAGTGTCAGCCAGTGTTACTCCATCGAGGCTGATCGATACCTGTCCATACGATAGATTTGATCCCTTGTCCAGATCATCGAGAACAACAGATGAATCCAAGCAAGATGTTTCGTCTGGGTTACCAAGTCGTATGCAGAAGGGCTTCAGCTCACCCCAGAGAAGAAGTGCCAATTCAGTCATGAAGCCCGCTGcaaattccaagtttccatTAGAAACAGCTCCTTGGAGGCAGCCACAAGGAAGCAAAGGTTCTCCTCAGTCAGCTTTCATCTGTCAAGAAGAACCTACAAAAGCACCAAAATCATCACCTACAGTTTATGGTGAAATGGAGAAAAGACTAGCAGAACTCGAGTTCAAGAAATCAGGAAAAGACCTCCGCGCTCTTAAACAGATACTTGAAGCAATGCAGACTAAGGAAAACTCAGAGGACAAAAAAGAAGCCTCATATTTTGCCTCTCAAGTAAGCAACAACAGTGTTTTGTCTGAGAGCACAATATCAGCAAGCAAGAAATATGTAAAAACTGGCCCATCACTTCCTGCCACGTCCATGGGTTCCAGATCGCCAAAGAGTTACAGATCACCAATCATCATCATGAAACCGGGACTCGTGGAAAAAACTCACAACTCCACTTCCACAATGATCTCCATGAACACCAGATCTCATCCACGGAAGGTTCATCATAGTAACCCTGTTGACAACAGAGAGGAATTGCTCGAAAGGAAAGCCAAAGATTTGACTCCAAGAAATATTCATACCGGTGACTCTTTCAGTGGACGCCCTCGCTCCACGGACAAGAATCCGAATGTGAGAACTTCTAAGGCTGCACATAAACCAAAGATGTCCCAGAGTGAAGAGAGTTCCCCGGTCCCAAGTAGAAGCATCACGAGCCCCAGACTGCAAAACAGAAGATTTGGATTGGAGAACCAATCTCCAACAGCCACTCTATCATCAGATTCAAGCATGACCAGAAGGCAACGCAGTAGGCAAACATTAGAAGTGAGCACCACAGGTAGAAGACTTGGGCCAAAATCTCTCAGTTTGCACCAAAGCAATTGCCAACTGAGTGAGACCAGCACCAGTACAAGAGCTATGAGCCACCAAGATGATACCAGTTCTCAGCAATCTGAGAGCAACATCAGCTCGGTCTTGGATGCAGACACAGAAGCCACAAGCATTCATCAATCAGACATGATTAGAGATACTTACTTGAAGCGGCACAGCCAGAAACAAAATGTAAAAATGTTACGGCTCTCATTCGTTCCAACAAGTAAATCTGCTTTTCTGCTTAacagggtttttttttttcatacagAGCCCAGTAGTAGGATTAAATGATGACCGGTTAACAGCAGAGCCCGGGAAAGCTTCCTTAGAACAACCAAGTCCTATCTCTGTTCTTGATTCTACATTCTACAGGGACGACTCGCCTTCTCCTGTGAAGAAGATATCAAATGCCTTTAAAGGTGAAGTTTGTGCGCATTTGACACCTGATTATAGATATAGAATACAAATATCTCTATATTGAATTTCCCCCTATTTCTTGCTGTAGATGATGGGCAAAATCTGGAAGCAGAGTATGGGCCAATGGACATAGGTCTGATAACCAGCAGTGTAACACCCAGTCTTGGTGCAGAGATTGACCGCTACAGGTTAGAGAACCTGAAGCAGCTGATTCTGAACCATCGACATAGGAGTAGCACACATGAAGAACCCATCCTTGACCACATTCCTCTCCACTGTGATCGCTCTAATCCAGACCGCATGTACATTTCAGATATATTGGTAGCATCAGGAATTCTTACGTATCTCGAATCTTCTTGGACAACTGTTGAGCCCCACACATTGGACCACTTGATCAACCCTAATTTTTTCCTTGCACTGGAAGAAATCTGGGCAGATATAAAGCTTCATGATGATGGAAAGAGATGCGGAAAGATTCTCCAGTCCCAGTTGGATGATAAGAATCAAAGAAAGCTAGTGTTCGATGTTGTTAATGAATTCCTACTTCAAAAATTAGTTGTGGAGAACAAGCCACGGTTCTCACCAAACAAGCTAGCAGAAGGGAAACCAAGAGGGCAGCAGCTATTGACAGAATTGTGTTCCCAAGTTGATCAGCTACAAAAAAGtaacttgaatggcaatctagatgatgaagatgcaAGTTTGACGAACATCTTGTTGGAGAATTTTATGGATCAATCACAAAATTGGGCAAAGTGTGATGGTGAAATTCCAAGCATAGTGTTGGATGTTGAACGATTGATCTTTAAAGACTTGATAACTGAAATTGTGAGCAGGGAACCAGTTCAACATGCAGGTTGGTCTGGTGGGCATTGCAGGCAACTGTTTTCCAAAAAGGGGCTCTGGTAACATTGTTTTTGATAAACCTGAGTGACGATAAGGGAATGGGACTGTTTACAGAAGAGGCTGTAGTTTCAGATGTTGAGCAGTAGATACTTACAGCTCACATTGTGAGGGATGATTGTATGCAATCAATCTGACTTCCATTTACTATCTTTGGCCTATCTTCTCAAATCACAATTACTGGGTTAAGGTTTAGCTCCTCTCTAACATGTAGATCTTTCGTAGAGGCTAATGGTACACATGTAACTTAATTACTACATTTTAGTATTATGGTAAAGGTTTATGTGGAATTTTCATACGTAGAAGCATTTTTTCCTTGATTAGTTGGagcattttattaattttgtcCAGTGTTTCGGTTTTACTCTCTAACATAAAAATTGCGGGGTTTAAAGTTCATTAAAGTTGACACATACGTAAGTAACACGGAATACAACATTTTGGTATCATGGTAAATAGTACATGAGATATAACGTGTGTCATGATCAACATAGATTACACATATATCAAACTACATTTCTCCAAAGATGAAAATTGCAAATAAGTGGTTTAATAATAATGCACAGCTGCAGAAGAGAGTTACACAGGCAAAAGTACCAGGTTTCTGGGACAAGACCAACATTACAAGATCCTCAGGGAAATAGATACTCCTCAACAATCTTCCTCTTAGCATCTACGTAATCAGTTACTAAGTTTATTGAATACAGTTCTTGATATCTTATGCAAATTTAACCgagaaacaaaaaccaaatacTACAAACGGCAAACTGTTGCATCTTTTCACTCGCTCAAATTAAGATAGATGCCAAAATTAAAGTATACCACATACTATAAACACAatctatataatttttttttgtaaatctGATGTTACACAACTATAATACCATATAATACAAAAGGTTCACTTGCATGGTTTTTGCTAAGAGAAATTCTCAagctcattttttttttcatttttccccGCAGAAGTATCTTAAACTTTTCACTAGGCATCTCATGTTGTTATACACACAATTATGTCAACCATTGGGGCCATGAGATTCAACTACACAGCCTCTTTAAGCAACAACTACATCAAATTAACAGAGCAATTCAGTGCAAGTTGGATGCAGATGAGATTCCTCCTCAACCTTTAATATCATTTTAGAGCAATAATATAGTTACACCATGGTTCAATGAGAGAGTTAGCCCACTGTACACGTTTGATATTGTTTAGTGAACAACTACATGTATGTAAGGAAATAAAGGAAAAGCCAGAATCAATATAAAACTTGTCCCACTCATTCAAAGAATATCATGGACATAGAGAATTTCAATTAGAAAGAATCATTAATTGGGTTGATCAAAGCATTTGACGATGACATACCTCAAAAACTTGTTATAGTGGGAAATTTCCCTGCTGAACTTTGTAATATCCATTCTATAGTGTCTGTATGCAGACAACACTATGTGAACCAGCTTCCACTACCAGTCTCCTAAAAAAGTGTACAATCTCTAGTAAGAACAACCTAGTTTACAACTGGGCAAGCTCCTGTGAGTTTTCCATGGAGTTCTTGAGAATCTTTTCAgccctctttttcttttcatccttttcattttctcttcCAAACCAGGGGTACACTTCCCCAAAACCCTTCTTATGTGGCCCTGACTG contains:
- the LOC126798093 gene encoding protein LONGIFOLIA 1-like, which translates into the protein MSAKVFHSFRDENREFHKQIGCMSGIFQLFDRRHFLSGRSLNGQSHKRLAAGENGNQEMDPKSRALQKATDKNRKKVVKERRNFTESSTTTVSSSSCSSTFSSSLECNKAAPQEQSSSGQTIYNDRHTQDLSMNKLNASKPLSQQSFDSTYREARGISIRPGGKDGVGHILKYIDSPRPSQPLKPIKPRVSGAGESFQVHAKLREAHRKSNEEKVDCRRFVPKEARRLSYDERASRDAVKSSTKLKEVPRLSLDSKERSTRRACSPETRSNNFFNDLQRENGCSDKMLDLQPETGIFKRPLNVVAKLMGLDLSESVSASVTPSRLIDTCPYDRFDPLSRSSRTTDESKQDVSSGLPSRMQKGFSSPQRRSANSVMKPAANSKFPLETAPWRQPQGSKGSPQSAFICQEEPTKAPKSSPTVYGEMEKRLAELEFKKSGKDLRALKQILEAMQTKENSEDKKEASYFASQVSNNSVLSESTISASKKYVKTGPSLPATSMGSRSPKSYRSPIIIMKPGLVEKTHNSTSTMISMNTRSHPRKVHHSNPVDNREELLERKAKDLTPRNIHTGDSFSGRPRSTDKNPNVRTSKAAHKPKMSQSEESSPVPSRSITSPRLQNRRFGLENQSPTATLSSDSSMTRRQRSRQTLEVSTTGRRLGPKSLSLHQSNCQLSETSTSTRAMSHQDDTSSQQSESNISSVLDADTEATSIHQSDMIRDTYLKRHSQKQNSPVVGLNDDRLTAEPGKASLEQPSPISVLDSTFYRDDSPSPVKKISNAFKDDGQNLEAEYGPMDIGLITSSVTPSLGAEIDRYRLENLKQLILNHRHRSSTHEEPILDHIPLHCDRSNPDRMYISDILVASGILTYLESSWTTVEPHTLDHLINPNFFLALEEIWADIKLHDDGKRCGKILQSQLDDKNQRKLVFDVVNEFLLQKLVVENKPRFSPNKLAEGKPRGQQLLTELCSQVDQLQKSNLNGNLDDEDASLTNILLENFMDQSQNWAKCDGEIPSIVLDVERLIFKDLITEIVSREPVQHAGWSGGHCRQLFSKKGLW